Below is a genomic region from Henckelia pumila isolate YLH828 chromosome 3, ASM3356847v2, whole genome shotgun sequence.
TCATAGGAGATGGCCCCCACACGTCTGTATGAACCAGTTCCAACTTTGATGCCTTTGGTTCTCTGccaccttttgaaaaactcacATTTTTCTGCTTTCCAAGAATACAACTTTCACATAGCTTGTGTTCGACGGACTTTAATTCCGGCAGCTTTCCATTTGATAACAGCAACTTCATTCTcttctcactcatatgtccaagtctacGGTGCCATAGACTTGAGTTAGCTCCAGCATTCACAGCCTCTAACGTATCTCTGCAACTGGAAGTCATGTAGAGGGTTCTAGTTTTCTGTCCTCGAGCAACAATCATGGATCCTTTGCTCACTTTCCAGGAACCATCACCGAAGTTCACATTATGACCTTCGTCATCGAGCTGTCCCACTGAGATCAGATTTCGCGTCAGCCTTGGTACATGTCTGACTTTATTGATTTTTCAGACAGATTCATTTGACATTTTCAACCGGACATCTCCCATACCAACAATCTCAAAAGAACCATCAGCCAGAAAAAATTTTCCGTAATCGCGGACAATGTAATTATCGAATACATCGCGATTACCCGTGGTATGAAATGAGGCTCCAGAATCCATAACCAAAGAGTCAACAAGGCTTTTCATGGATAGTACTAAAGCATCGTGTACCTCCTCAGTCACAACATTTGCGTTATTTGTTGCTTTGCAGTTTCTTTTCAGGTGGTCAATCTCACCGcagctccagcacttcaacTTCTTTTCAAATGTGATTTTATCTTTACCATTCCTTGACTTGGACCTGCTCCGCCATTTGTTAGAATTCTTTTCGACATTCCTGTCCCTACCTCTATTAACCAGATTAAGAGCAGAACTCGATTATGCTTTATCACCAGAATCCATCCTGTGAACTTCTTAGGCAAGAATCCGGTCTCTGACATcattaaattgtaatttttctttGCCAACAGAATTGCTAACTgctgcccgcatcggctcccaaGTATTTGGCAAagacgccaaaagaataagtgcacgaatctcatcatcaaaatttatttcaaCCGATGTCAATTGAGAAACAATGTATTGAATTCATTGATATGTACTGCTATTGAACCGCTTTCGCCCATCTTCAAGTTAAATAACTTTTTCATCAGTTGTACTTTATTATTGGCTGATGGCTTCTTGTACATGTCTGATAagatggacatcatctcctccgtGGTATTTTCCCCCGCCACATTATGTGCCACGTTCTTTGTTAGCTAGGGTCAATCTAATAACCCCTAACACCTGTCGGTCAAGAAGCTCCCACTCATCGACCTCCATTTTTTCCGGCTTTTTTTCCCAATAGAAGTTGATGTAGCTTCTTGTTATACAAATAATCTCTAATCTGTAAGCACCAGAACGTAAATTCTGAACCATCGAACTTGTTGATGCCAGGGCCGGATCCGTCATTTTCGGTCATCATTTTGccttaaaaaatttcaaaaaatcttttctgatgtggaagttCTTCAGACagagctgcaaccacagagcatactcaaaatttaggaaattttacaccaaggctctgataccagttgttaGGAAATTAAAGCCCATAATAACCGATGACCGACGAATAATAAATGCCCAAATAATCacggaataaaataataaacaagaacacaatatttttacgtggttcaccgttcaatataggctacgtccacgaagctgctgcaaatatttattatcgaagaaatattacaagtgtatacaaaatactATATCTCTCACCCGATCCCAATCCctgagtattaccgagaaaaattatttctctaactcacacaagagaacactaaaaaaaaccaaaaaaaaaactctctttttctgttttttttttttttttttgctctctGCGCTCTGGGAGAATTACATTGAGGAGAGAGGAGCTCAATTTACAGAGCTCCTCTCCGCGTGGTTCCCTTCCCCAACTAGAAATCACCACCTGCCACCATCCCACCTAACATAGTGTAGTTTACCGGATTAGCATTGCTTACAAACTATTACGTTAACCTCGTTTGGTACATGATGAGATAATTCTAAGACTAGAAGATTGATTGATAAGTGGTTGATTAAGGATGATATGTATGTAttgatagtttttttttatgtttgatattttttttgaggtaacatgatatgaattcttaatgtatggaaggcaaacacgactatattaaaatcgtaccctcaatccaataacaaaagaaatcaagaaatttgcccaatcttgaaacaagtaaaaagttttgggttaaccacctctagcttacaacaAAACTAGCAACAGTAACCACGaagaaaaacaattgatcacaacgagaccttcagaaaacctgtttctgacaacccacgaggataatcaatcgacaaacgccacaaagctatgaaactttgataagtttgatttttgggtaagcaaaagcttaataaaattctagagagaattttgtatggaataatcaataatctgaaatcttAATTGTCCTTCAAATAacgaatgttgtagtatttatattacaacccaaaatattgaaagataatgtaaaataaatcaaaaaaatatcaaagatatttcctaaagtttcctagtaggaatgaaagacctaaaataagcaaaataatgccaaaatattaaaaatcccgaacacacacacaaaacacctTCGGTGCGTGTAAAATaatcggggcgggcgcgctagggctaagcgcgggcgcgcctttgttGCGCAGggcaaggcgcgggcgcgccaattgtaaggcgcgggcgcgccgagcTCGCACAATTCttcgtcaatttggcatccgtaagcgcgggcgcgcgatcaaggggcgcgggcgcgcttcttcttCGCAAAATAAGGGCGCGGGCTCGTGAGtctggggcgcgggcgcgcctgggcTGCGAACaaggtcttcaatttcttcacttttttgACCGCCTTTGACCTCAATACGATGATAACtacctccaaattgaatatcaagaaatccaacgccctcttgcgacttcaacatcaaggattgaagtgcttccttgaacttctgagctcggcctctcgtaaccgaTCCTCGTGGCATCTCCAACAGATCCTTAGTCACTTTATCAgcatgcgagctatccatgatcgcatcataacaaatacaatttttttttctttcttaaaGGTCAAGGTTACATTTCATGAAATTAGAGAGGTAGGTTGCCTCTGTCGCATAAATTAATAGATTTTGAATATATAGTTAgttagtataaaaaaaatatattatatagcTGAAATTGTAGAATATTCCGAATGACTTAATCTTGCTGTCTTTCACTAATATTGcaaataaaaatgcaatatAATATATGTAGTAGACTAGTAGATCTTTCGCCCGCTGTGCAGGAGATCACACAGTAATCTTTTATAGTTGATTATACGCCATCTACTTAAGAAGTCAACAAAGTCAGCTGTGAACTTTAAAACCTTTGAAATTAAATGGccactaattaattaatcataacataacatgagAGGAAACTCTTATTCGATTTCAcacattaaaaaattaaattattaattttatatcgaAAACATAATTTTTCATTGCTAATTAACATGAGTTGGATTGACATATctcataaatataaatatgcgAGGCCTTATTACAAGAAACCTAccattattataaatatttgtaTCATAATTAggttcaaattttatttatgtgtCATTCTAAAAAGAATTATCTATATAGAGCTTACGAGTCCAGAGGGCAACACGCATGATTAATTTAGAGCCAAAGTTTGTCAAATCTTACGCGAATTTCCGACCAAgttgaaaaaatataatattcttttgaggtgaaaaatatttgtaccgtatgatatttgatttataataGAGATAAAATAGTGTCTAACTATAGTTTTTAGAATTCCCAAAacatctttcttttttttttttatcccccgatttctttctttctttctttctttctttctttctttctttctttcttttttggcATCAAAATTTAACTTTATatacaaaaatctaaaaatcttattaattaaaaataaaaaatttaatttaaatttccaaTTTCAATGTTatgttttatacataaaaatatgaaCTGAACATTTACATAACTTGTGCACACAAGAGCTAGtcatatttaagtttaattccccattttttttatttctccgATTTACTATTTGGCATTTGATTAATGTTGTGAGTGAAGCAATTGTTTGCAGTATTAATTTGTTTCTTGATGTAAATATTACGCACGAAGATATATTAATATTTGCTTCATAAATATcgaatataatttaataaaatcaattaaaatagaattttatatatttatgtgcATGCTTAGTGCTTACGATGAATCTGACAATTAAccgattattattatttattagtgCATTTTAATCTAAAACTTTTACTATGAATGAAATAATATTGTTTGATTTATTAGTTTTTCTAAGTTTAAGTACGCatctctttttatttattttgtctaGTTTTGGTTCAAGGATTTGAAATGGTAATAATATAATAACAGTgactcaaataaaaatatattaaagaaTGATGCAATATAATCTCTGTTTCTATTACAGTTTGTGTCTACGAGGAAGAATTTGCTTATTGGGTGATGGTCCAGCAAGGTAATGTCCATTTGACAATTGGGTTACTGTTTTCATAATCAAGCCCGTATACCCTCGTGAATCATGTGCTACTCCAAATTGCATTTCGTGATTACCATCAAACCCTTGAATCTCAATGTTTGTTTATTTGGTATGTTGGTGTGTcacatttcaaaattaaaaattatcaaTTTTCGTTTCCCTTTTTTGAGAACGTAAATATAACATTGTATCATGAATTTTACTGTTATGTTTATGAGTATAACAAAATcgtatcatttattttatgtacaCGCGTCGCGTGTGTCATTGTGACTAGTATTTTATTGAAACTcggcatttatttattttgaacaCCGGATTCTTTGGATATTCTTGTCCAATTAAAGtctatcaatatatatatatatatatttcaaaaattacaattttggtgttttattttgttaatttgttgTTATTAAATTTCAATTATAGCCttgtatactttaaattttgacaattttaatcttaaatttcaCCAAAAGCGCTGACGTGACACTACATATGACAACACCGTTTACATGTCACACCAACAACGTATCGGTAGATTTGGTACGACATAACAATTAAGTTGAAAAAGTAGTGAAattacaaaagaaaaaaaaaacaaagataatgGGTTGAGATCGAAATTTTTGACAACATCAAGACAAAGATAAAAAActaaaatcataattttgtcAGTTCTTTTTATATCTCAACacatatcattattattataaaataaaaactcgaacttgatatctgatattaaaaaaatattacaacataattattttgtttaggaaaataaatttattaaaaattgtaaattaaaatttaattaagaaaagtaaaaaaaataagataaagAGAAGCCGGCATCTAATGTCTAATGTAATGACTACTTCAATCTAACTGCGGAAAGTCAAGCTTGAAGTGATGTCATATGATACGACATCGTACCTTACCACCTGACAGTCTACACACACCCCCGATTGGGTTGCTAACTCCTCCCTCCGATTCAAAAGAAACCCTAATTCTCCCATTTCTCAATCGATTCAATAAGGATAAACCACCGCATAAAGATAGATGGGCAAGTTATCCCCGCTGGGTTTCAAGCGCAAGAACGACGGCGATAATACAGGGAAGAAGAGAATGAAGCCGATGGAGGGTGAAGGAGGCGATGTTGCGGCGGCGGAGAAGGTGCGGCTTCCGCTTTCGGAAGTGGTTTCTGACTGCGAAGAACGATGGTTTCTAGAGACGCTTAAAGAGGCGGAGGCGGGCGACCTTAGAATGCAGGTGATTGTAAGTCAAATGTACAATAGCGGCTATGGAGTTGCCAAAGATGAAGACAAGGTTTAAACTTTGATTCTCTCTTTGGGGTTATTGTTATCTTTTTGTGGATTGTGCAATAATTTGTTATGTGATGATGTTGCCTACTGTTTTTCTCTTCTTGTTTCTCTATTTtatattgttattgttatttattttttgttgaatGTGAATGAGGTCAGTCTTCTTCTGTTAAAAGAAAAGTGGAGGTTCTTTTCTTGTTTTAAGGATTTAGATTCAGTTGTTTTGGCTTTCTGAATTTGTGGGCTTTAAAAATCTAGAGGAAGTTTTGGATCTCAAGTGCTTCGCGAATGAGGACTTCACTGAGGAAAGTTAGCTACAAACGTCCAGGTGATTTCTCTATTCTATATGTTTGTGGGATGCCCAGCATTCTTGGACtactttttatttattcattgtAACATGCGAAGAGAATGCCATATGTTACAGTAGTTTTAAGATGCAACTCCTGCAGGTTACAATGCAAGTGATTCGGATACAGATGAGTTGGCCTGTACATCTTGATCATTGCTTTGGGCAATGTGAAGCAAAATTAAAGGTGCGTTTTTTCTCTTCCTTAGTTTGGTACTGTAATTTTGTTTCGTATTAATACGACGAGGTTCGATATTAATTTCCTAGTGACATATAAGTTGTAATTTAGTAAATTTCCTATGCTGATGTGGAAAAGGTCTTCTGAAATCAcgatatgtgtcccacactgTTTTACAACGAAAGTGGAGGGGTTAATTAAGCATTTAAGCTTGAAGGGCTATCGTATTGCGTACGAAGCCAGTGCATTGGTTTAGACTTTCATGTTGTGCTGACATTGGTGTTTTTGTTGAAAATCAATGCAGGAAGTTTGCGGCTTAAGAAAGGCTATCACGGGGTCAGGGTCAGTAATATGACCCTTTTGTCAATTTACGGACTGAATTCAGGTGAATGAGATAAAAATTGATGAGTGAGTGAAAGCTGTTTAAGAGACTGTCTTGGGTTTAATTTGATGGACTCCTCGATCTAGGAGGCTAATATGTTGGGTGTGCTCTTCATCTCTTGTGATTGGCATGCAATGTATATACATTCTCACAGTCGATCAGGAATTGTACATAATTGATGGACCAAGTCAGTTGACAATTACTTTTGTTAACCAACGTAACTGTAGTGATTGAATACCTTGGAAGGAATAAATTATCCTTTGCGTCAAGATTTTTCATGATCAAGCATGATTTTTGTACATAAGTTTGTCATGCTTGTGTTCTCTATTATATGGTTTCTCTCTTTATAATAGATAGATGATTCAGCTTTTTCTATCATGCTTATTGTAATGGATGCCTGACCTGATCTCGATCCATTCATATCGCACAGTTTGGCTTCTGATTATGCCAATCCATTCGGTACCTTTTCTGCTCATGCTTTATCGCATGTGCGATCATCAATGTCATAGAATCTCTCCCACGAGTCTCTCTTTATTGAGATTATGTGAGGATGATAGTGTAGATACATATCCACTACTGTATGATTATCCCATAAATGTTTTCAATTGAACAACCATTTTGgacaaattataattttttgctaTCGAAGCTTTGCTGTTTTCTGTAGAATGGTTGTGTGGGAAGTTTTTTTTGTGAACCTTGGGTCCGAATACATCAATCTACTATAGTTCTATACTTGCATCTCAAAGAAATTCCTCGACCAAAGAAGCTTAATTGGCAGTAAACAATTGGAGGAATTGAGATCTTGGAAggctaataattaataatttttgagACTATAATTGCTTCAAAGAGATGTACCAGGTTCTTTTGTTATTCATAATATTGTTTTTTTGGGTGGCATACGAAACAATACTTGTGAGGACAATACATGTATTGAGGACAATACATGTACGTTACATAATGTGCATGATCGATTTCCGATCGAGGGAAAATCAAATTTACTTCATCAGCTGTTGAATTATTTAAATCCTCTTTTATGCATCTAacttttttcaataatttttttatatttaaaaattttagaatatatTATATTgcgataatataaataaaatatggtaTTTTGGGGAAAAATGaaagtttaaataaaaaaatagtaatTATTTAGGAAGATGCGAAAATAAGTCAAAGAAAGAGAGAGTTTgttgttttcatttttaaaattaaaagttcaACCTAAATGAATTTGAAGCAGGACCCATCTATTACTAGGGGTGTGGAATGGTCGGTTAGGTTCGGTTTTAACAAATTTCAGCTCGGTGTTTTGGTTTACGGTTTTTCAACTTCCTCCGAAACCAAACCATTTTATTTCGGTTTGGTTCGGTTATGTTTTATTACGGTTTCGGCTATTACGATCGGTTATTACGGTTTGAGTAACAATTTGActtataaataaacatgtatattaaattatttaaaataaatataataaaaaaacagtGATCAAACCAAGTTTTTTATTATCTTAGAACATCAAAATTAAGTAATAAAAATAGGCATAGCTATGATTTTTGTAACCAATTTGTTAGTTATCTTACaaacatcaaaataaaataataaaaaatataacgaTTGACGGTTACCAAGTTAGAGATTAACGATGGAAAGTCAAGAAGGGAGGAGAAAAATCTGTAAAcctaataaaaataacatatattaattatttttattatttattatattttaaatagtcGGTTCGATTTTtcggttttttaaaattcaaaaccgTAAACCGGACCGGAAAATCGAAGATATAAAAAATCAAAACCAGAACCGACCGAAAAACCATTTAAACCGAATCAAAAAAATCGAAATTTACGGTCCGATTGGTTTTTTCGGTTTGAACCGTTTAATGCACACCCCTATCTATTACCTATCTAAACGTGTAAATAAAAgggtaaaattttataattgtgaaataacaacttttttcttttatttacactataaatAAGGTCATATAAAAACATATAGGGATATAAAATTAAAAGCAATATTTTAGTTAGGGTATAAAATTAAATGAATATTTCtgttatattatatgtaaatagTAATATTCATAAATACATTATATATTTATGACATTTATTTAATTGCAACTAATGTATCCCTTAACACCattacataatttatttttttattattatttttttgaaaagaacaattttttattttatttttcacaatttgtttttatttattttacattttaTGTAATGTtaggaaatataaaaatatataagaataagCTAAGTTTTAGTTTGTGGCTTAATTAAGTTGTAGttaatcaaatatataaataaaacttgaaaagaaaaaaaactaaaacttacggtattaatataaaaagttaaaattaaaaaaaaattaagaatataaatcttgaaaagaacaaaactaaaataaaaaatttagtgtaataatattaaaagttaTCTATTACATTATACATTTATGACATTCATTGAATTGCAACTAATGCATCTCTTAACACCATTacacaatttattttttaattattaatttttttaaaagaaccattttttttcattttcacaatttgtttttatttattttacaatttaTGTAATGTTaggtaatataaaaatatataagaataagTTAAAGTTTAATTTGTGGCTTAATTAAGTTGTAGTTAATCAAACACATAAATCAATAttgaaaagaatgaaagaaaaaactaaaacttacagtattaatataaaaagttataattaaaaaaattaagaatataaatcttgaaaagaacaaaactaaaacaaaaaatttataagtgtaataatattaaaagttaGCTATTATATGTAAATGGTAATAATAttcataaatacattatacATTTATAACATGCATTGAATTACAACTAATGTATCCCTTAACACCATTACACAATTTATATttagttattatttttttgaaaataaccatttttttttcatttttcacaaatttttttcattttaggcaatataaaaatatataagaataagCTAAATTTTAGTTTGTGGCTTAATTGAGTTGTAGTTAATCgaatagataaataaatcttgaaaagaacaaaaaaaaaaaactaaaacttacggtattaatataaaaagttagaattaaaaaatatgtataagaatataaatcttgaaaagaacaaaattaaaacaaaaaaattaatgtaataatattaaaagttagaattaaaaatatatatttacgaaatTAATGTAAGAGTATAAATTAAATCTATTACctatttaaaaatatgaataaaaggATAAAATTTTACTATTGTGAACAACTTTTCccttttatttatactataagtAAGGTCATAGAaaaatatatacacatataaaattaaaatcaaccctaaaataaatatttctatTATATTGTATGTAAATATTAATCTATTATCTGATACTTATTACTTGCATATATAAATTACTTATTACTTATTACTTTAGTACATATATAAATACGTGAGTTTGATTTGTGAATTTACATAGCTACTCTTCATTACTacataattaatttgtttttttaattatttatttatttaactattcaattaactaatttatttataacAAAGTGATAAACTTAATTAGGGATGTTCATCCGGACCGaatcgaaccgaaccgaaccgaaccgtcGGTTAACGGAACCAAATGTCACCGAAAATCCAAACCGAATTTTGCGGTTCGGTTAAAAACCgaaatatttttggtttttcggtttaaccgaatttctatttattttatttcatttatttaattaatttatgtttatttattaataaaaacaaattaaaaatgaattaaaatatttaaaaaaacaagtaaaaaaaattaaaaaaccgGTTTTCAATTCGGGCGGTTAACTAAACTGTGAACACCCCTAAACTTAATCTATCTATTACattttacatatataaatatgtgagtttaatttgtgaatttacatggttacccttcattaatatgttttttaattatttatttatgtgactattcaattaatttatttatttatcacaaagtgacaaacttaagagataaaaaaaatacaattttttctTACAGAAATAAGGGGAATACCAAATTTTTCCttcatattttgatgttttcagGGTCATTTTTCTCGATTTTTAAAATCAACCctgaaataaatatttctgttatattatatgtaaatattaataTCCATAAATATTAATGTAGGAGCATAAATTAAACCCttgatatttaaaaaatataataatattaaagtAAACGATAAATTTTAGTTTATGGCATTAATTGAGTACCaattaatgaaataaataaatattagaaaGAATAAAACTAAAAACTAAAACTTGCGGTATTaatatatttatgaaatttgtaTAGTATAAATTAAACTcttgaaatttttatatatttaaaaaagagaaaattttaaataataattatacaaatttaattaataatgataatatatatatatttatataggagtttgattattattataaaaatatttaaattaataaatttgatGTCTTAGCATATTATTTCCTTTATTAATATAAAGACACCGTTCTGTTCATCATATTACtaatatacatataaataatctcatctcatctcacgttcttctcatcatattgtttattcatatattaactatttattttacatcaatcaaatcattaattatttatctcacatcaatcaaattattgaactcaaattactatattaccccttataaataatataatttttattttatttatttttaaaaggacaaaatagtcatttaacatttttatataaaatttaatcaatcaaatcaaataaaactataatctatcaatcaaatccaatactattttaactatcattttttatttattttttattacattatattatttatctatatattacttatatcatATCTCAAATCAAACGGTGTCTTGACACTATGGTAACGAGTCTAATGACTCATTACATATTCTTCGTCCTGATTATATAATGTAGTTTTCAcacatattaaaaaatattattgagaAAACAAATTTCTTAAACTTCTTATTTTATACCTCTTAATGTATTCAAAAAATGAATGCATAatttcaaggtgtagttaataggggtagAGTGTAAAAATTTATTACTAAAATGGTATATCATATATGCCTATGAATTTGAGgagaaaacaaacaaacaaatgaCCTAAATAATTGGGACGGAGGAGAATTATTTAACTTgaatgtttttcatttttaattatattaagaTGCATTTTCATTTTAGTCATTTCCTTGAATATCgtttttattttgatcatttaacttgtatttattttaatttaaaatcttTTTTATGACCGACAAACATGATAGATTATGGTAAAAAAAGATCCAAAAAAACATTcaatttaaatgaaaaaaataaaaataatatacaacttaCATGACTACAAATGAAAATATGCCGCAACAgaaccaaaaattttaaaaaaacatgtgagttaaatgatcaaaataaaaacaatatattagtgacacaaataaaaatgaaaatgcaTCGCAATAtgactaaaataaaaaacattcaAGTTACagattaaaaatacaaattcaccATTAACATGAcaaaaagtgaaaaaaatgaTCATTATATTATTTCAgttgattttcataattaatcattcaattttatatgatttttgttatGATCCAATAAAAATCAcactaaatataattataaaaaataataaataaatatattataaaaataacgtGTCACCACGTGCATACGTTCAGATTACTAGTGTTATTAAATGCAGGAATCAGCCGTCCAGGTACTTGCATGATACACACATACTCTTTCTCTAAGTTAGAATCAAGATGAATATCACAAGAAATGTCAATTTATTTGGTGTAATTTTATACTAGCCCACTTGTTGGTTAGCTGtacacaaaatttcaaatacatttcgagcccgtttggattttgtagagattttttaaaataaatgctTTTAAAAGCTACAATTTTTGGTTTtcgaaaaagctctaattttgacttaaaaagtgcttatttaagcacttttttggtcAAACAAAAACACCTTGTTaacaaaaaaaacacttttttaagtgtttttttggtctaacttttgaaaccaaacggccTTAGTCATATGTACGAATTCATTTACTCAATTCATTACACGTTGTCTTTGgagttatataaatattataacgAAGATATCTTTGTATTTGTGTACGaggaataattttataattttaaaatataccgTATAATTGTATGTGTAATCGAATGTTTATGTGTAATCGAATGTTTatgtttttttgttaaaaagggTATTTGGTCCATATTGAGGTTATTTTTACCCATAGATGAAGCTTAAAAAAGTGTTGTATAATGGACTGTGGAACCTGTTTTCTGTACCAACAGGTTCTCCGACTCTGGTTATTCAGCCAAAATCTCTCATTTATGGTTGCCGGAGGCGGAGTACTCGCAATATTGGTCTACACGGACTTGATGACTTCAAATTTTACGGCATTCGTCTCTCTTGTCATATTGATTAACATCTCTGGAGCCGTTGGTGTCCTCTCGACTCTTGCTGGAACCATCTTGGTCGAAAGAGAATGGTGTGTTATTAACTCAATAACCATCATACATGTCACCTTGTTTATTTCAGTTTATCTCATACAAAGTAGTGTTGCCGTCAATGTTACAGGGTGGTGGTTATATCAGAAGGCCAACCTCCTGATG
It encodes:
- the LOC140892929 gene encoding uncharacterized protein codes for the protein MGKLSPLGFKRKNDGDNTGKKRMKPMEGEGGDVAAAEKVRLPLSEVVSDCEERWFLETLKEAEAGDLRMQVIVSQMYNSGYGVAKDEDKRKFWISSASRMRTSLRKVSYKRPGYNASDSDTDELACTS